The sequence below is a genomic window from Streptosporangium lutulentum.
GACGATCCGCCCGATCGTGTTCGCGGTGGCCAGCGTGCCGCTGGGGTTGTCGGGCAGCGTGACCAGCAACGAGCGCACCTGGCGTCCCTCGGACCGGGCACGCAGGACCGCGGACACGACGCGCTCGGGGTCCGGCACCCCTCCCTCGCCGGGGGGCGCCGGTACGAGCAGGGGGCGTGCCCCGACCAGATCGGCCTGGGCGGCGTAGCTGACCCAGCTCGGCATCGGCAGGACGATGTCGCCGCCGATCGCGAGCAGCAGGCCGTACAGCAGGGCCTTGCTTCCGGGACCGCAGACCACCAGTTCGGGGTCGGTGGGCAGTCCTCGCCGGTGCCAGTATCCGGAGGCCGCCTCGCGCAGCTCGCTCGCACCGGCCACCGGTCCGTATCCGTTGCGCTCGGACGCCGCGATCAGTCGTTCGCGCAGGGCCGGATGAACGGGCAGTCCCGCCTCCCCGAAGGCCAGGTGCAGAACGCGCTCGCCGGCGCGCCGTCTTCGCTCGATCTCCTCGTTCGCCGCCAGTGTGGCGGACAGGGTCACGTTCATCGCGGGTCCTTCCGGGTCGTTGCGGAACGTTCCCAAGCCTGGTGGGATGAGAGCATCAGAACAAGCTTTGGTTCTTGTGGGTGGGCATAAGGAAGGCTGATGCTTGATTTGCGGCGTCTTGCGGTGATCTGCGAGTTTGCCCGCCGGGGCAGTATCGCCGCGACCGCGCTTTCCCTGGGCTATAGTCCCTCGGCGGTCTCCCAGCAACTGGCCGCCCTGGAGCGTGAGGCCGGGGCCATGCTGATCGACAGGACCGCCCGGAGCGCCGAGCTGACCGACGCGGGGCGCCGCCTGGTCGAGCACGCCGAGCGGATCCTCACCATGGTGGAGACCGCCGAGTCCGATCTGTCGGCCCAGGCGGCGACGCCCACGGGCCGGGTCACCGTGACCGCCTTCCCGACCGCCGCCGTGGCCTTCGCGCCCGCGCTGGCCAGGACGTTGCGCCGCCACAGCGCGCTGACCCTGCGAATGGGCCAGGGGCGTTCGGGGCGCGGGATCCGTGAGGTGCAGTCGGGAGAGGTGGACATCGCGCTGGTGGACGACTGGTACGGCCGGGTGCGCGAGTCGGACACGATGCGGGTCTTCCCCCTGCTGCACGACCCGCTGGTGCTCGTGGTGCCGCGCAAGCACCGGCTCGCCTCGCCTGACGTGCCCGTGGACCTGCGGGAGCTGCGGGACGAGCCGTGGATGGCCACCCCGGACGGCGAGCCCTCCCGGCTGGCCGTGGACCGGCTGATGGCCGACGTCGGCGGCGCCCAGCCGGTGCCCTGGGAGTTCGAGGGGCTGAGCACGATCATCGGCCTGGTCGCCAAGGGCATCGGCATCGCGGCCGTCCCAGCCCTGGCCCTGGCCGCCGGAGTCCGCGGCATCGTCGTCCGCGAGCTTCCCGGGCCACCGATCGGCCGCGACGTCCACGCCGTCGCCCGCGCCTCCAGCGTCCATCGCCCCGCGGTCTCCGTCACCCTCCGGGCCGTGCACGTCGCGGCCCGCCTCCTCGCCGCCGATTTCGAGGCGATCGAGCTCGCCTCCCGGTGACGTCGCCGTACGCCTCCCGGCGGCCGTCCCGGAAGCGGTCGAACCCGCCTGCCGGTAACGTCGGAACGTGCCTCCCTCCTATGCGATTGAACGGTTGCTGAACGCCGGCGGGTCGAAGCTGGTGGCCGGTGTGGACGAGGTCGGGCGGGGAGCCTGGGCGGGGCCGGTGGCGGTCTGCGCGGTGGTCACCGACCTGTCGGAGCCGCCCGCGGGCCTGACCGACTCCAAGCTGCTCAGCCCCGCCCGGCGCGTCGCCATGGTTTCCGAGATCACCGCCTGGGCGGCCGGGATCGGGTACGGCGAGGCGACGCACGAGGAGGTCGACGCGCTCGGCATGACCGAGGCGCTGCGCCGCGCGGCCACGAGGGCGCTGGCCGAGCTGCCGGTGAGGCCCGACGTGGTCATCCTCGACGGCAAGCACGACTACCTGGGCCCGCCGTGGCCGGTCAGATGCGAGATCAAGGGCGACCTGTCCTGCGTCTCCGTGGCCGCGGCCTCCGTGATCGCCAAGGTCCGCCGCGACGCCTACATGGCCTCGCTCGGATGCGAGGAGTACGGCTTCGCCGACAACGCGGGCTACCCCTCCCCGGTCCACCAGGAGGCTCTGGCCTCCCTCGGGCCGACGGAGCACCACCGTCTGTCCTGGTCCTACCTCGACGACCTGCCCCGGTGGCGCCACCTCAAGAGGCACCGCAACCCGCTGGCCGGGGAAGGCCAGCTCGGGCTCTTCGGATAGTCCGGACTCTTCGCACGGACCGGATCCGCCGGGCGGCTCGAACGCCGGCGAGATCCCACCGAATTCCTTTCGCGCGCGGACCCGGGGCCGCGGCGCGAGGAGGATGTCAACATGCGTATCGGTGTCTTTCTGGTCGTGGCGGGGTTTCCGGGCCGTGAGCCGGGCGAGGTGCTGCGGGACACGGTGGAGGCGGTCGTGGCCGCCGAGGAGGCCGGGTTCGACGACGCGTGGATCGCCGAGCACCACTTCATGTCGTACGGCGTGTGCCCGTCTGCGGTGACGCTGGCGGGTGTGGCGCTGGGCCGTACCGGCAGGATCCGGGTCGGGACGGCGGTGAGCGTCCTGTCCACCCAGCACCCGGTGGCCCTCGCCGAACAGGCGGCGATCCTCGACCAGGTCTCGGGCGGGCGGTTCGTGCTCGGGGTGGGGCGGGGCGGGCCGTGGGTGGATCTGGAGGTGTTCGGGACGGGGCTGGACAGGTTCGAGCGGGGTTTCCCCGAGTCACTGGATCTGCTGTGCGCGGCCCTGAACCGCGAGACGGTCTCGGCCGACGGGGAGTTCTTCCGGTTCAGGGAGGTGCCCATGGTCCCGGCCGCCAGGCTCAGGCCCGTGGTGGCGTGCACCTCGCCGCGGACCGTGGAGCTCGCCGCCGAGCGGGGGCTGCCGATGCTGCTGGGGATGCACATCGGCGACGCGGACAAGGCCGGCATGATCCGGGCCTACGGGCGAGAGGATCCGGGGCACGTGGCGGCGGTCGTGGGACACGTGGGCGACTCGACGGCGCAGGCCGTACGGGAGCTGAGGGAGGCCATGCCGCGGTGGCTGGGGCCGGGGCTCGCGGGTTACGTGCCGGTGGACGGCCGGGCACGGGCGGACCGCGACATTCCGGGGTATGTGGATTTCCTCTGCGACACGCACCCGGTCGGCTCGCCCGACCACTGCGTCGAGAAGATCAACCGAACCGCGGAGGTCACCGGCCTGCGGCATCTGATCCTCATGGTCGAGGGTGCGGGCGATCACGCCCGCACCCTCGAGAACATCCGGCGGCTCGGGGCCGAGGTGCTGCCCCGGATCC
It includes:
- a CDS encoding LysR family transcriptional regulator, whose protein sequence is MLDLRRLAVICEFARRGSIAATALSLGYSPSAVSQQLAALEREAGAMLIDRTARSAELTDAGRRLVEHAERILTMVETAESDLSAQAATPTGRVTVTAFPTAAVAFAPALARTLRRHSALTLRMGQGRSGRGIREVQSGEVDIALVDDWYGRVRESDTMRVFPLLHDPLVLVVPRKHRLASPDVPVDLRELRDEPWMATPDGEPSRLAVDRLMADVGGAQPVPWEFEGLSTIIGLVAKGIGIAAVPALALAAGVRGIVVRELPGPPIGRDVHAVARASSVHRPAVSVTLRAVHVAARLLAADFEAIELASR
- a CDS encoding ribonuclease HII; amino-acid sequence: MPPSYAIERLLNAGGSKLVAGVDEVGRGAWAGPVAVCAVVTDLSEPPAGLTDSKLLSPARRVAMVSEITAWAAGIGYGEATHEEVDALGMTEALRRAATRALAELPVRPDVVILDGKHDYLGPPWPVRCEIKGDLSCVSVAAASVIAKVRRDAYMASLGCEEYGFADNAGYPSPVHQEALASLGPTEHHRLSWSYLDDLPRWRHLKRHRNPLAGEGQLGLFG
- a CDS encoding LLM class flavin-dependent oxidoreductase, with protein sequence MRIGVFLVVAGFPGREPGEVLRDTVEAVVAAEEAGFDDAWIAEHHFMSYGVCPSAVTLAGVALGRTGRIRVGTAVSVLSTQHPVALAEQAAILDQVSGGRFVLGVGRGGPWVDLEVFGTGLDRFERGFPESLDLLCAALNRETVSADGEFFRFREVPMVPAARLRPVVACTSPRTVELAAERGLPMLLGMHIGDADKAGMIRAYGREDPGHVAAVVGHVGDSTAQAVRELREAMPRWLGPGLAGYVPVDGRARADRDIPGYVDFLCDTHPVGSPDHCVEKINRTAEVTGLRHLILMVEGAGDHARTLENIRRLGAEVLPRIRGRAL